Part of the Phycisphaerales bacterium genome, GCCGACGGGCAGCGGCAAGACCACCACGCTGCACAACTGCGTGCGCGAGATCGATCGCGAGCGCAAGAACGTCATCACGATCGAGGATCCGGTCGAGTACAAGCTGTCGGGCGTGACGCAGATCCCCGTCGACGAGAAGCAGGGGCTGGGCTTCAGCGGGCTGTTGCGCAGCGTGCTGCGGCAGGATCCCGACGTGATCCTGGTCGGCGAGATCCGCGACGAGGAGACGGCGCGGACAGCCATGCAGGCGGCCATGACCGGGCACTTGGTGTTCTCGACCGTGCACGCCAAGGACACGGTGGCGGCGATCTTCCGGCTTCTTGACCTGGGCGTCGAGCCCTATCTCGTCGCGAATGCGCTCGACCTGGTGCTCGCCCAGCGGCTGGTACGCGTGTTGTGCACGAGCTGCCGGCACGAGGTGCCGCTGAGCCCCGGGCAGGCCAGCAAGCTGGGCGCGACGCTCAGCAAGCACTCGGGCGCGTCGAGCAAGGCGAACCACGTCTACACGCCCACCGGGTGCGCCCGGTGCCTGCGGACGGGTTTCGTCGGCCGGCGGGCGATCTTCGAATTGCTCGAATTTAACGACGCCCTGCGCGACATCGTGCTGCAGGAGCCCTCGATCCAAGCGATCAAGAAGGTCATCGAGGCGGACCTGTTCACGACGCTGCGGAGCTTCGGCCTGCGGCTGGCGGCCCAGGGCGTGACGAGCCTCGAAGAGGTCGACCAGGTCGCCGGCGAGGAGTGAACCAGGCTACTCGCCCAGGAGCTCTCGCATCCGTGCCTGGAGCGTGGGCGCCGCGTCTTTCAGGAACCAGGGATTCTTCGCGAGCCAGCGGTTGTTGCGCGGCGAGGGGTGTGGCAGCACCATCGAGCTGGGCAGCAGGTTCGGGTAGTCGCACGTGGCTTCGGTGAGCGTGCCGTAGCGGTCGCCGAGCTCGTGCTCGAAGGCGTAGCGCCCGAGGAGGATCGTCAGCTCGATGCGCTTCAGGGAAGCGCGGAGCTTGGCGTGCCATGCGGGTGCGCACTCGGGGCGTGGGGGCAGGTCTCCCGAGGCGCCGGTGCCGGGGAAGCAGAAGCCCATCGGCACGAGCGCGATGCACTTGGGGTCATAGAAGGTCTTTTCGTCGACGCCAAGCCACTCGCGGAGTCGCTGGCCGCTGCGGTCGTCCCAGGGCTTGCCGCTGGCGTGGGCGGCCGAGCCGGGGGCCTGGCCGATGATCAGGACCCTCGCGCCGGCAGCCGCCTGCACCAGCGGCTTGGGGCCGAGGGGCAGGTGCTCGGCGCACAGCGTGCAGCTGCGGACCTCTTCGAGTAGCACGGTGAGGCGCATGGGCGAGTCCTTTGGACGGGCGAGAAGGCCCCGCCGACGCTTTCGCGTGGGCGGGACGGATTCTGAGAGTCTACCGGGCCTGCTTGCGCTCCCAGTAGCGGTCGGCCTTCGAGCGGACGTCCCGCTCTTCGGCATCACGCCAGAGGGCCTTGGCGTCGACCTCCTCGTTCTTCAGGAAGAGGTGCGTGCGGCCTTCGATGATCTCGAAACTCGTGGGGTCGGGCACGAAATCGGAATCGACCGAGCAGCCGAAGGCGCAGAACCCGCCGTAGGCCGGCAGGTAGCGCTCGGGGTCGGCCTTGAATGCCTTGGCCTGGCCGGCGTCGGTGAAGAAGTAGGTGACGCCCTCGTGCTTGGCGGCGTGCCGGGGCGAGCCGGGCTCGGCCTTGCCCCTGGTCAGGTACGACACGGGGCTGTACCCGCTCACGCCGAGCGGGATGGTGTGGGCCGGCGAGCGCGGCGGCGCCGCGTCCTGAGAGGCGGTCGAGGACTGGTCGGCCAGTCCGACGCCGGCGATGGCGGCGGCCCCGGTCAGGACGAGGGTGACGATGACGAGCGTGCTGTTCATGTGCGATCTCCGGGCACGGCGCATCGTGATGCGCGTGCCATTGGTGGTGTTCGTTGGTCGTGAAAGAACGGAGCGTGCGCGCACCCTGGGCGCGCGGGCAGCAGCAGATCGCTAGAAGAGGGAGAGGCCCGTGCCGTTGAGTTCGGCCTGGCTCGCGTCCCGGCGGTCGCATCGGGGGGAGTGCTGGATGGACTGTCGCGGGCTCACGAAGGCGGAAAAGCACTCGCTTCCCGGCGTTGTTCCCGTCGATCGAGATCTTCGGGCGTTGTGCCGCGGATCGTGGCGTGTTTGCTGCATTCACCGCCCCAGAGCACGCGTGTGGGCTGCCCTGGGGCCTGATAACTGCGGTCTCGTGCGCGGCACAAGCGTCATGTGCGGAAGCACCTGCCTCGTTGACCAGGCGGAGCACTGCCCGGACGAATCGAGCCGTGAGATGCCCCGATCAAGCGAGCATGGTGCCGCAACTCCAAGCGACCGAGGCCATCGGGCTGAGCATCTCGCTGCTCGCCCTGGGGTGCCTCATACCGCTGATCTGGCGCAGTCGTCAGCTGGCGGCGTGGCTTGGATTGCTCTCTTCGTCCGTCGGAATCTTCCTGCTGGCACTGGCGGGCGTGGTGTATGGCTCGGCATCCTGGGGCGATTCGCTGTCGTTGCCAGGAAATCTGGCCGTATCGAGGGTGATCGAGGCGCTCGGCGTGCTCACGGCGGTGGCGGGCCTGGTCGCCTTGGCGTTCATCGCAGACGGCGCTCGCCGCCGCCGCCTGATGGATCAGGCACTCATCGACATCGATCTTGGGGTGGCTATGTCGGGCAAGAGCCTGTCGGCGCTCCTTGATTCGACCGCCGACGCGTTGATCGTTGCCCACGGTCTCGAGGACGGTTCCATGCCTCTGGCGATCGAGTTCGTGCGCGTCTCCGAGCACGCACACGGGTCGATCTTGTGCGAGCTACGCGGCGCGACGTCGCTGCAAGACGTCGCGCCGCTTTCGCTGCGTGAGTGCGTCCTCGGCGCGGTCCGCGAGGCTTGCTCAACCGGCGCGCCGGCCCGGTTCTCGAGCGATACGGGTGGCGACGACTCTCGCTTCGAGGTCTGGGCGTTCGCTTCGGGCAGTACGGCCCTCATTCGTGTCAGCGACGTCACGGCGAGGCACCAGCTTGAGGAAGAACTGCGGTCGTTTGCCTACACCGACATGCTGACCGGGCTCGCCAATCGCCGCAAGTTCGAGGCGTATGCCCGTAGGCTGGAGCGCGTCAAGGAGCCTTCGCCGAATATCGCACTGGCATACCTCGATCTGAACGGCTTCAAGGAAGTCAACGACGCCCATGGCCATAAGCGTGGCGATGCCGTCCTCGTCGAATTTGCCGAACGCCTGGTTGGCGTCGTTGGTTCGACCTTCCGGGGCGAGGCGGGTATGCCGCTCGCGGCGCGCATCGGGGGCGACGAGTTCGTCGTCGTCTTGGTCGACATCGATGCCAGCGTGGTCGAAGCGTTTGCGACGCACCTGTACGATGTGCTGTCTGCACCCTACGGACCCGCTGGCCACGCCGTCCATTGTCCGGCAAGCATCGGCGTCGTCAGCGTTGCTGGACCGCTGGAGTCGATCGACGTGCTGCTCCAGCACGCGGACGCCGCGATGTACTCGGCCAAGTTCTCGACGGGCAAGAGCCTCGTCGTGCGTCTCGACTCGGGCTCGGATGGAGACGACCTGCGTCGGCGTCGCAAGTCCGACTGGCACCTGGACTCCGGGCCCGAATCGGTGCGGAGGGCGTGATGGATCACGCGTCCACCGACCATTGCGGTGATGAGGCCCCGCGTCGCGATCGCGTCGATGCGAGCTCTGATCGTGCGATCCGCGTTGCCCAGGCGATCGGTGCACTCTGGGAGTGTTCGGCCCTGTATGAGCCGGGACATCCATCCTTCGAGCACGCCCTGCAAGAGTGCCGGGATGCGATGCGAGGGGTCCGGGAGCCGCTGATCTTCCGAGTTCTGGATTCGGGTCTCACGATCGATGGCGCGGAAGACCGGCAGATTGCCAGCGGCCTCGCAAGGACGCTTCGATCGCGGAGCATCGTGGGGCTTTCGTTGCACCGACCAGCTTCGCGGGATGCGCTCGTCGGCCTCGTCCGTGTGCTGGGCTCGAAGGACCTGACTCCTTCGCAGGTGATCGAGCAGGTCTTCTCTTGCACGGAGGGCGCCGTTCGGGCGTTCCAGCCGTCAGAGCGAACCGCGGCTCACCCGGCGGATGATGGACTCGCCGACGACACCGGAGACGACCGGGCCGTTTCGTTCGGGGGGGCGCGGAGCGCAGCCGTTGCGTCGATGCCCTCCGAGGTGCGGCAGACTCTTGAACGGCTCCGCGCGTCCGCCAGCGAGGCGAGCGATCCGACGGACGGCGGCGAGTCCGGTGACTCCATCCAGTGGTTCCAGCATCAGTTCCATCAGATGGAGAGTTCGCATCAACGCCAGCTGCTCCAGGCCCTTTCGGCCCAGGACTCGGTCACGTACGAGCAAGCGGCGTTTGCGCTGTCGCAAGTGCCGTTGACGAACCTGACCGACGCGATGGCGGTGCTGGCCCGCAAGGACTCGCAGATCAGCGAGACGTCGCTCCTCCTCTTGCGGCGCCTGGCCGACCTCGCCGTCGGATCGTCGACGGATCTCCGTTCGCTGGCATCGATTGCCACCCGCTGGTTGGACGACGGGAGCGCGGCGACGCCCGGACAAGAGCGGGCGGCCCGCGTTTCGGCAGAGATCCTGGAGCGCAAGTCAAGGGGCGAGTTCCGTTCCGAGTCCTACTCGGTCCTCTTGGATCGCATGCTGTCGAGCGAAGCGCTGCCGCCCACGCCGATCGGGTTGCGGCTCGAGGACGAGCAGTCTTCGCTGTCCGCGCTGGCGACCGAGATCATCTGCGACCTCGCCGAGTCGCCGCCCGATGACGATATCGACGTCAGCAATCTCTACGAGATCCTGACGCACCGGGCCGCTCGGCTGGCGTCGGACGGCCGATTCGATACCCTGCAGCGGATCATCAGGCTCGCGACCGCGACGTCTCGGAAGGGCGCATCCAAGGAGCAGCGGCGGGCAGCGCACGCGCTGCTCGAGATTGCCAGCAGGGAGCAGTGGCTGGCCGACGCGCTAGCCCGGTGTCCCAGTGCGCTCATCCTGACCGAACAGTTGGCGCTGCATCGCGAACGCGGCGGAGATGCGCTCGACTTTCTGCTCGACGTCGCTCGGCGGACGCAGAGTTCGGGCGTTCGGGCCGCGGTCATCGATGCTTCGAGAAAGATGCCCTCAGGCGAACTCGTCGACCGGTGCATCCTGCTGGCGGACGCGGATCCGGCCGACGCGGTACGGCTCGCGTTCCTCGTCGCGGAGCACGACGCGGATCAGATGCCGACGCTCCTGCGCAGCGCGTTGTTGGGTGCCGATGCGACCAGCCGCGAGCACGCGTTCCGGTTGATGGAGCGGCTGGGCGGCACGTGGCCGAGGGCCTTGATCATTCGTGCGCTGAGCGACGAGAACGACGAGATCCGACTGATTGGAGCCCAAGCCGCCATCCCGCACCACGTAGGCGTCTTGATCGAGCGGTTACGCGGCGACGTGGGCAGCGCGGCGCCCGGTATCGAGGAGGCGCGACGGCTGGCCCTCATCATGGATCGCGACAGGTC contains:
- a CDS encoding GGDEF domain-containing protein, which produces MVPQLQATEAIGLSISLLALGCLIPLIWRSRQLAAWLGLLSSSVGIFLLALAGVVYGSASWGDSLSLPGNLAVSRVIEALGVLTAVAGLVALAFIADGARRRRLMDQALIDIDLGVAMSGKSLSALLDSTADALIVAHGLEDGSMPLAIEFVRVSEHAHGSILCELRGATSLQDVAPLSLRECVLGAVREACSTGAPARFSSDTGGDDSRFEVWAFASGSTALIRVSDVTARHQLEEELRSFAYTDMLTGLANRRKFEAYARRLERVKEPSPNIALAYLDLNGFKEVNDAHGHKRGDAVLVEFAERLVGVVGSTFRGEAGMPLAARIGGDEFVVVLVDIDASVVEAFATHLYDVLSAPYGPAGHAVHCPASIGVVSVAGPLESIDVLLQHADAAMYSAKFSTGKSLVVRLDSGSDGDDLRRRRKSDWHLDSGPESVRRA
- a CDS encoding uracil-DNA glycosylase family protein; amino-acid sequence: MRLTVLLEEVRSCTLCAEHLPLGPKPLVQAAAGARVLIIGQAPGSAAHASGKPWDDRSGQRLREWLGVDEKTFYDPKCIALVPMGFCFPGTGASGDLPPRPECAPAWHAKLRASLKRIELTILLGRYAFEHELGDRYGTLTEATCDYPNLLPSSMVLPHPSPRNNRWLAKNPWFLKDAAPTLQARMRELLGE
- a CDS encoding YHS domain-containing (seleno)protein, which translates into the protein MNSTLVIVTLVLTGAAAIAGVGLADQSSTASQDAAPPRSPAHTIPLGVSGYSPVSYLTRGKAEPGSPRHAAKHEGVTYFFTDAGQAKAFKADPERYLPAYGGFCAFGCSVDSDFVPDPTSFEIIEGRTHLFLKNEEVDAKALWRDAEERDVRSKADRYWERKQAR